cctccctattatatgaaagctagttggggtggaaatttcttgattttcgggaaatttatattcattatcgggacaaagaccctggagtccaacttatttaccgatcatgccattatggaacttattgggttgcccaaaaagtaattgcggattttttaaaagaaagtaaatgcatttttaataagacttagaatgaactttaatcaaatatactttttttacactttttttctaaagcaagctaaaagtaacagctgataactgacagaagaaagaatgcaattacagagtcacaagctgtgaaaaaatttgtcaacgccgactatatgaaaaatccgcaattactttttgggcaacccaatatatcgaatgtttctgaaagtagagcacgaattgtatgtttactttaatggccaaaTGACttcccccgaaataccccctaaacccacaatatttaccaatacggtaatatggaGCTCAGAAGGAAGggatttggtagtagagtaaaaatttgccaaggGACCGAGCAGGTgctaacttctcacacatcaatgagtgctttccgattcaagttgagtttatcaacgataagggacctttttttaaagccgagtccgaatggcgtgccgaagtgcgacacctgtttgggaATAATggtgcctcgcaaatgtcgccaacaataagaggggataaccaccgttttaaatttttccGGTGGTATCCCTATCCTaataagatattagagagttaaagaaggcgcagcaggagtgggccctgtccagctagttaaaacataaaaaccaatctcccgatttgattttagaGCCGCATttctgcccgatttggctgaaattttgcatgtcgtgttccgttatgacttccaaaaactttttcCCTGTTTCGCCTAATGCTCTTCGTGGAAATCGTTTACATATGTGACGAtctatatttcattaaagttcagtgcaaaaaaaaattaaatttctttataTTAAAGATTAAAATATTACTACATTAACTTTATTGAGCCACTGTATGCTACACATATTTTCACTTTCGGGCGTAAACCACCAGCAGTGTATAAGGAATTGGTAGTACGCCGCAATAATCCTTGGGATCTATTTTGTTGCCCATATACCTGAAAGCTTCTACCAATGCTTCATCCATATATTCACTACGCAATGTGGCTGGCATTCGTTCTACGAAGGGATTCACGGCCATCATATTTGCTGTAAAATAGTTTCGAATTTAGGGATCTTGCATGTTCATCATTCACATTGGCTTACTTTTGAAAACTTTCACACTCCTATAGTCATAGGTTTTATGCTGTAATTCTACGCTGAAATCTGTAAATCCCGCATCTGTGAGAAACTCCATAAACTGTTTTCGGGGTTCTTGGCAATTTTGTTGTGGTGGAATAAAAGAGTCCACATCGATCGCATACTGAGCccatttttccattttacttAAGACTTTGTAAGCGTGAAAAATTGGATGAGTGCACAGAGTGATAAAAAGGCAATCGCCCCCAGTGGGTCTTAAGAGTTCCCAAATGTTTTTAATCGCTTGTCTGGAGGAATATGTTAAACAATTAATTTGAACGAATATTCCATTGTTAGATTACCTACCTTTGAGTTCTTGCATACATTAAAGCATAGAAGGAGGTCACATGATCAAATTGTCCTTTCAGCTGCTCGGGCAATGTGTCCGTTGCCATGTCGAGTGTTTCAAACTCAACTCCTTTTACATGACCGAATTTTTGGCGGGCGTAACTAACCATTGTAGGATTAACGTCGGTACACACAatgcgttgaaaattttttggtatccTTGGGTATACAATATCCATGAGAACATCGCCCGATCCTGAGCCGAGATCGATTAGTGTATCTTCCCCCTTGGGATGCCATtgcatttttgaagaaaatttcttaactACAACATCCGCATCATGGCGTTGCACATCATTAGCACTGATATATAATTCGGGATTATTCATAACTGAAAAACCGAGTGAtaagtatgaaaaattttaactgCCTAACCAATACGATGGAGCCGACGATTTTATGCGTCCGTAATTATCTATAGCTTCGAATGGATTGAACCACACGTTCTTTGAAAGCGGCCAATTTATAGAACATTTGATTTGGTTTGCTATTTGGAGAAACCATTCAGCAAATTCCGCAACTAATAATCATAGTTAATGCGTCAGCGATCAGTGAAAACCAGAAAAAACTACAATATTTTAAATTCATTGTCGTTGAATGTATTTCAGAGCATGACCCCATGACGTAAAATTTGTATTATCACTTGCCAAATATGTTTGgaacaaaaaatattgtttaaaacGATGTCGCAATCGGCAGTCTCGAAATAAGGAAACCCTTTCCCGTTCTTAGTAGTAGTATTTATCAAAATAcaggtgcagtccgattaatgtttaaactcagtgataagggacctccttttttgtgCCGAGTACGAAGGACGTGCcgacatatgacagctatatccaaatctagaccgatttgggccaaattgaagaagatgtcgaagggcctaacagaaatcactatctcaaatttcagcaaagtcggataataaatttggcttttatggggctatgactttaaatcggcagatcggtacatatgggggctatttcaagatatagcccaatacaagcaattttcgaacttaacctgcctatggactaaacaagaatctgtgcaaagtttcagctcaatacttcTACTTTAAAAgagtagatcgtcttagatttttacgacgatcaagaatatatatatttcatggggtcggaaaaggatattctgatgtgttgcaaacggaataataaaacgaatatacccccatccttcggtggtgggtataataatgcaattgttgcgctttgcttgtttgttagtttgttgtaTATACCatacagactcaaaaacggctgagccgATATCATGCAACTTTCGCAGGTGGTAGAGTTAAGGCCTCCCGGTGAAAAAACGCTTCTTCATTTCGTAATATCTACGAGGGGaatggagggggggggggggggggggcggatccTCTCCCTTACCACAAATttcaaaacgccagatctcgaaaaaGGTGCGTCgaattaagtgaaattttgttaaccatcttatggtacctcaaaaacataaaattggtataaaattatgGGGTGACATATCCTGGGGGGATGTCCCATCTCAAAACCAACGAACAGACATGTTTACTCATtgagacaatatgagactcaaattaaaggtatttgggagtagagtatgaatatgataattAAAATTGGCTCCAAGTGCCTAGGaagccgtcccaagcccaaacccccgccaaaaataaaaattgaacgaTCAGGACAATACGCGACTAAAACAACAAAGCGTGCAAAgtcggtcgggccgaatattgggtactcaccaccatggattccgctaaaaatgtaccttttttaactgattaactgtctagatcgactcagaacgtcgagacgatctagaatCAATAGTTCGCgatgttacaaaaggaatcagtacattagtataccctcatcctgtgGCAGCGAGTATAATGGAATGGAAGGTACAGCGAGTATaatggaccgatcaggacaatatgggactccaatgaatggtatttaagagtaaagtatgaatatgatattcaaaattggatccaagtggtacttcaaaaaaataaattggaccgatcagaacataataatcttatatataaaatcaatttgtgtttgtttgtttgtatgtttgtctgttccttatagactcagaaacggctgaaccgattttcttgaaattttcacagatggtgcataatgatatcGTGGtgtaaatagggtactacattttttgatatctgaagggggggcggaccctccccctttccctaattttcagaaacgctagatctcggagatgggtggtgcgatttaagcgaaattttgtgtgccctcatatagtatcttaaaaataaaaatgttgtatccaaatttccgattaggtacctaggggggctgccccatcctaattttaccaaacatatattaacaccaatcacgacaatatgggactcaaatgaaaggtatttaggataataaaacgcatctgatatccaattgtcggaccaagtgctaggggaaccaccccaagccccaaaacacccctaaagcggacatatttaccgaccattgcaatatgggactcatatgaaaggtatttgcgagtagaatatgaatctgatatccaaatgtgggaccacgtttctggggatccacccctttcccaaaacacctcccaaacaggacttatttactgaccataggaatatggggctgaaataaaaggtatttgagtgtagaattaaaatctgataaacaaatatgggaccaactgtttggggggccgtTTCTCACCAAAACCATCccccaaagtggacaaatttacgagcaatatggggctcaaatgaaaggtctttggaagtatagcacgaatttgatatcaatattcgggaaaaagtgtctatggggccacgccacccccgaaacaccacccaaatagtaagtattttatAAGAGGGCTATGAGGCTCAAGAGAGGTGGAACACGacttcgatatatattttcaaggccaactcactgagtagccgcccatcccccaaagcaccccccaagccggtcatgtttgccgactatggaaatatggggctcaaattgtaggtatgtgggagtagacaacgtatctgatatcaatataaggggccaactgtctagcggacgtcccaccacaataacaaaccccaaataggacgtatttgctcaccaagacaatttgggtcttaaagagagtggaactaaatattcatagtttttagggctttttgcaataaggagtttaaatgagattagaaaacgaatttgatgtccaattttgaggccaatggcagtatggggttcaaataaatgttatatAGGTATATGCGaacagagcacgttgctgatatattttccaggcttagggtttgggggaccactccaatccccaaaacacccctaaatcgggtatatttaccgaccatgtcaatgtggagcttaaatgaaaggtatggggtgggtagagcaagaattggtacccattttcgggaccaattttctgggggtctacccctttcccaaaataccccacaaacagcatttttttagtgaccatcgcaatatggggctcaaataaaggtatttggaagtagaatatgaatttgatatccaaatgtaggaccatgtatttagggcatcacccctttcccaaaacacccccaaagagaacaaatttttcgacaatgccaatatgtggctcaactgaaaggtatttgagattagcaaatgaatttgataacctattttggggccatgtgtttggtggacgcctcatcctgtaaactcctcttaagctaatggcaatatggggtttaaatacatggtatttgagataagagcacgatgctgatattttttcagggccaagtatctgggggaccagctctcccccgaaaacaccactaaattagacatcatgagaatatcgggctgaaatgaagtattttaagaatggagtacaccttacatccaaactcaaattcgtagaccaataaagatcaaatgGGATTCAGGCACTAATATTGGtattagattttgctgaaaattggcagCGAGAAAtacgggcgatcatggaatgtaTGACGTAGTGAGGTGTTAGAGCGAGGACGTGGTgtatgaacatttttacggacagtaaactagccatcagggcaataacaaccaggaaggtaagatCAAGAACATTCTTGGAATAAAAGAGAATAACGCTTTATCTGTGAATGGTACAATCAGCATTGTTGGAtgacgggccatagcggagtaagaagAAATGAAACACTGTGGGACAGTGAAAAGGTCGGTACCAcaacgaaaattctatggggataTCCGGatggtgagaagacgaggttattactgaaaggaagtaagaaggaggtcattatagcttttggtatcctAACGGGAAACATAGTGCAAAGAGCCCacgtacggcaagtgatagcatgtgtagggcatgtgggaaagatgatgagatgttggagcaatTCCTATGTCCTTGTCcggcggacaggcggacggacattgctagatcgcctaggaatgtcaagatgatcaataatatatatacattatggtgTGGTGTCccagatcaatacttcgaggtgtaacaaacgaaaTGCCTAGATCAGTATACCAccattctttggtggtgggAATAGAAATTGATAAacagcatttatttttttgttttatataaaagaaatttcaaactaattataaaatctaaaaataaatgcatGTTTGTTTTTTCACTGTTTTATTTTGGGTTTTGATAACAATGCCATGGAAAGAGTTTAAGACTATTAACATTAAGTTCATATGTTCAACCTATAAGATGACactaaattaaatttcttatctTCATTTCTGTGTTCTAAAATTAACTAATAATGGAATTGACAAAAGTTTATTCTTTTTCTTACAAACAATTCTTGGTCTGGGCATGATTCAGATAATTGGATGATTTTAggtccgatttgtcttcttcagGTCCTAAAAGCCTCAAGTTttgctcgatttggctgaaatttggtgaaTGGAGTACACATATGCCCTCTAACACTCACACCAAATACAACCCACTTACGTCAATAAGTAAATGTGAGGCTacatttataaaataattaatcGCCAATATAAACGAATGCTCAAATGACGTGCTAAAATTCTTCTTCGAAATGCATTTAAATTGACCCAAAATCGTTTTCTGATGAATGTTGACTAACTGCGTATGATAGAAATCTCACTTGTTTGAAGAGAATTCTCAATTAAAGaagattttaaatttgtttgtcaaaattttgggaatttttgctGTTCAGTTTTCACCACAGTTTTTCCTACGTACCCCTTAAAAAAATgattattcgtaaaatttttatattagaaAATCATTTCCTTAAGCAAATTAAATAAGTCAGTATGTgtacatcttcttatatataaaaatcaatttgtgtttgtttgtaggtttgtttgtttgtttgtgtgttccttatagactcagaaacgtctgaaccgattttcttgaaattttcaaagatggtgcataatgaccccgtggtgaaaatagggaactaaattttttgatatctaaagggggggcggaccctcccccttaccctaattttcagaaacgccagatctcggagatgggtcgtgcgatttaagcgaaattttgtgtgctctcatatagtaccctataaaaaaaattggtatccctttttcggatggggtacctaggggggctgccccacgcTAAAAccaatccaatatatatatagaccaatcgcgacaatatgggattcaaatgaaaggtatttcggataagaaaacgtatctgatatccaattgccggaccaagtgctagggggaccaccccaagccccaaaacacccctaaatcggacatatttacctaccatggtaatatgggactcaaatgaaaggtatttgcaagtagaatacgaatctgatatccaaatgtgggaccacgtttttgggggtccacccctttcccaaaacaccccccaaacaggacttatttactgaccatgggaatatggggcttatacatataaaaggtatttgaatgtagaatacgaaattgatatccaaatatgggatcaagtgtttggccgcctctcatcaaaaacatccccaaaaggggacaaatatacgaccatagcaatatggggcttaaatgaaaggtctttgggagaaaaGCACGAATTTCGGGAAAAGGGTCTATGGGGCGACGCCACTTccgcaacaccacccaaatagtaagtattttctgactattgcaatatgaggctcaaataagagggtttttaaagtggaacacgaatccgatatttattttcaaggccaactcactgagtggccgcccatcccacaaaacaccccccaagccggtcatgtttgcgacatggaaatatggggctcaaattaaagatatgtgggagtagaccacgtatctgatatcaatattaggggccaactgtctagtggacgtcccaccaccataacaacccccaaacaggacgccACCGTAGGttaggggtatacaaatctagtcattccgtttgtaactcctcgaagtattgatctggATCGTcacgatattctgagtcgatctagccaggtccgtccgttcgtctgtcgaaatcaagatagcgatCGAGAacgtaaagctagcagcatcaaatttcgcacagatacttagtattgctGTAGGTCgtagggaattgcaaatgggccatatcggctcagattcagctgtgctaagtacgatccaaaacggtctataacctgatatagttcccatttaaaccgatctccagatttgacttctggagcctttacaagccgaaatttccGATTAATTTACCCTTTAAAATTGTAAAGGAATAACAAGTCGTTTACTAAAAACAACTTactaaatcggaaaagaattgagaCTCGTAAcgcctcaagaagttaaaatgtcagatcagtttatatgggagatataccaggttatagaccgtatcaactttactaagtacagttgtcggacaaaaattgcggcttgtaaggactcaaaaagtcaaatccggagatcggtttatatgaaagctatatcaggtaatagaccgatttgcaccgtatttgacacagttgctggaagtcataacagagcactatatgcaaaattttagctaaattgaaCAAAATTACGGCTCCCAggcggtcaagaagtcaaatcgggagatcggtttatacggaagctatattaggttatagaccgatttgaacaatacttgacacagttgttggaagccgtaaccgaacaccgcatgcaaaatttcagtcaaaccggacaAGTATgatggcttgtaagggttcaaaaattcaattcaggagatctgtttatttggggtctttatcaggttatagaccaatttagaccatacttggcacaactattggaagccataacagaatactatgtgcaaaat
The Stomoxys calcitrans chromosome 3, idStoCalc2.1, whole genome shotgun sequence genome window above contains:
- the LOC106081652 gene encoding juvenile hormone acid O-methyltransferase; protein product: MYCNKNNNKVNVYNINKFAALHFAVMNNPELYISANDVQRHDADVVVKKFSSKMQWHPKGEDTLIDLGSGSGDVLMDIVYPRIPKNFQRIVCTDVNPTMVSYARQKFGHVKGVEFETLDMATDTLPEQLKGQFDHVTSFYALMYARTQRQAIKNIWELLRPTGGDCLFITLCTHPIFHAYKVLSKMEKWAQYAIDVDSFIPPQQNCQEPRKQFMEFLTDAGFTDFSVELQHKTYDYRSVKVFKTNMMAVNPFVERMPATLRSEYMDEALVEAFRYMGNKIDPKDYCGVLPIPYTLLVVYARNFVSSHHVWARSCDDDDDDDSFNYILLEKTRLIFFASNGGKRPQE